Proteins found in one Bicyclus anynana chromosome 26, ilBicAnyn1.1, whole genome shotgun sequence genomic segment:
- the LOC112045711 gene encoding serine protease snake, producing the protein MKFKVCFVFLLCIVIHTHGQSEEGDRCTNNKSGRQGTCLNIRRCQSALDDIRNQRGSPQLCSFTGQDPVVCCMDNSPPPTTVRMPVATTSTQRPSVTTEYVPPVYDYVLSGGSKSKPKDECVPIPANETTTKTGSKAFDKCIEYQEKLVYPCLKSVALTGKKARTNQCKHDAKSLVVGGVAAKEDEFPHMALMGYGSDVDSAQWLCGGSILSERFLLTAGHCTYTRNVGEITYVRIGLLKRTDPLDVTRIYRVQSIIKHPAYNSPHRYHDIALVKTDTDMTLGQFAVPACLDTGAPNDYSRALATGWGATQNRGATADQLQKVIINKFSTAECSSMFPPHRLMLNGFDDKTQICYGDKAQERDTCQGDSGGPLQLKHKQIHCMYTVVGVTSFGRACGVKGEPGIYTRVADYVPWIESVVWP; encoded by the exons atgaaattcaaagtgtgttttgtatttttactgtGTATTGTGATTCACACACACGGACAGTCTGAGGAAG GTGACAGGTGTACCAACAACAAATCCGGGCGACAAGGGACATGCCTCAACATAAGGCGATGTCAGTCCGCGTTAGATGATATCAGAAATCAGAGAGGATCACCGCAA CTATGCTCATTCACGGGACAAGACCCGGTTGTGTGCTGTATGGACAATTCCCCCCCTCCCACCACCGTCCGCATGCCGGTCGCCACTACTTCTACTCAAAG GCCGTCAGTGACGACGGAGTACGTGCCCCCGGTGTATGACTACGTGCTCAGCGGAGGCAGCAAGAGCAAGCCCAAGGACGAGTGCGTGCCCATTCCCGCCAACGAGACGACTACGAAGACTGGCTCCAAAGCCTTCGACA AGTGTATCGAGTACCAGGAGAAACTGGTATACCCTTGCCTGAAGAGCGTGGCTCTGACCGGCAAGAAGGCGCGCACCAACCAATGCAAACATGACGCGAAGAGCCTGGTCGTGGGAGGCGTGGCGGCGAAGGAGGACGAGTTCCCGCACATG GCGCTCATGGGCTACGGCAGCGACGTCGACTCGGCGCAGTGGCTGTGCGGCGGCTCCATCCTCAGCGAGCGGTTCCTGCTCACGGCTGGACACTGCACATACACCAGAAATGT CGGTGAGATCACGTACGTCCGCATCGGGCTGCTGAAGCGGACGGACCCACTGGACGTGACCCGCATCTACCGCGTCCAAAGCATCATCAAGCACCCGGCATACAACTCGCCGCACCGGTACCACGACATCGCTCTCGTGAAAACTGACACCGA TATGACGCTGGGCCAGTTCGCGGTGCCTGCGTGCCTGGACACGGGCGCCCCCAACGACTACTCGCGCGCGCTGGCCACAGGCTGGGGCGCCACACAGAACCGCGGCGCCACCGCCGACCAGCTGCAGAAG GTGATCATCAACAAATTCTCGACAGCGGAGTGTTCCAGCATGTTCCCCCCGCACAGACTCATGCTTAATGGCTTCGACGACAAAACGCAGATCTGTTACGGAGACAAGGCTCAAGAGAGAGACACTTGCcag GGTGACAGCGGCGGGCCCCTCCAGCTCAAGCACAAGCAGATCCATTGCATGTACACGGTGGTGGGGGTGACGAGCTTCGGCCGCGCCTGCGGGGTCAAGGGCGAGCCCGGCATATACACGCGCGTGGCCGATTACGTGCCCTGGATAGAGAGCGTCGTGTGGCCCTAA